A genomic region of Halopelagius longus contains the following coding sequences:
- a CDS encoding FAD-dependent oxidoreductase, which yields MIDEYDLVIVGGGISGASLLYTVSKFTDIERVALLEKEDEIAAINSHNTNNSQTLHFGDIETNYTLRKAEEVKEGAEMLAGYLENEDPDREMHSKRSKMVLAVGDDEVPKLRRRYDDEGFGDLFPKLSAIGREEIAEIEPKVVEGRDPNTEMLALQTPDGYVVDYGKTARSFVENAAEEDGVDVFTGTEVQNIEKNREGFTVETDARDFEADVTVVAAGSHSLQIAKRMGYGEHKSLLPVAGSFFLAEGEYLNGKVYTLQMKKLPFAAVHGDADVHDANVTRFGPTAKVVPTLERGRFSTVGDFLDVFGLSLDSFLSYANILSDRVLFPYVVRNLLYDLPEVGPRAFLPHVQKVVPSIELDDIERAKGYGGVRPQIVDTKAKTLDMGEAKITGDDIIFNITPSPGASTCVKNAMRDTKQLMDFFDGDYEFDEDAFREETIRNFPRAET from the coding sequence ATGATAGACGAATACGACCTCGTTATCGTCGGCGGAGGAATAAGCGGAGCGTCGTTGCTCTATACGGTCTCGAAGTTCACCGATATCGAGCGAGTCGCGCTACTCGAGAAGGAAGACGAGATAGCGGCGATAAACTCGCACAACACGAACAACTCCCAAACGCTGCACTTCGGGGACATCGAGACGAACTACACCTTACGGAAGGCCGAGGAGGTCAAGGAAGGCGCGGAGATGCTGGCGGGGTATCTGGAGAACGAAGACCCCGACCGCGAGATGCACAGCAAGCGGAGCAAGATGGTGCTCGCCGTCGGCGACGACGAGGTGCCGAAACTCCGGCGGAGATACGACGACGAGGGGTTCGGCGACCTGTTCCCGAAACTCAGCGCCATCGGCAGGGAGGAGATCGCCGAAATAGAGCCGAAAGTCGTCGAGGGCCGGGACCCGAACACGGAGATGCTCGCCCTGCAGACGCCCGACGGGTACGTCGTCGACTACGGGAAGACGGCGAGGTCGTTCGTGGAGAACGCCGCGGAGGAAGACGGCGTCGACGTCTTCACCGGAACGGAGGTCCAGAACATCGAGAAGAACCGCGAGGGGTTCACCGTCGAAACCGACGCGCGAGACTTCGAGGCCGACGTCACCGTCGTCGCGGCGGGGTCACACAGCCTCCAGATAGCAAAGCGGATGGGCTACGGCGAGCACAAGTCCCTGCTCCCGGTCGCTGGGAGCTTCTTCCTCGCGGAGGGCGAGTACCTGAACGGCAAGGTGTACACGCTCCAGATGAAGAAACTGCCGTTCGCGGCGGTCCACGGCGACGCCGACGTCCACGACGCCAACGTCACCCGGTTCGGGCCGACGGCGAAGGTGGTGCCGACGCTCGAACGGGGCCGGTTCTCCACCGTGGGCGACTTCCTCGACGTGTTCGGTCTGAGCCTCGACTCGTTCCTGAGTTACGCCAACATCCTCTCGGACCGGGTGCTGTTCCCGTACGTCGTCAGAAACCTCCTGTACGACCTCCCCGAGGTGGGGCCGCGGGCGTTCCTGCCGCACGTCCAGAAGGTGGTTCCGAGCATCGAACTGGACGACATCGAGCGAGCGAAGGGGTACGGCGGCGTCCGACCGCAGATAGTCGATACGAAGGCCAAGACGCTCGATATGGGCGAAGCCAAGATTACCGGCGACGATATCATCTTCAACATCACGCCCTCGCCGGGCGCGTCCACCTGCGTGAAAAACGCCATGCGCGACACGAAGCAGTTGATGGACTTCTTCGACGGCGACTACGAGTTCGACGAGGACGCCTTCCGGGAGGAGACGATTCGTAACTTCCCCCGCGCCGAGACGTAA
- a CDS encoding NUDIX hydrolase N-terminal domain-containing protein, which produces MQRGLRREPDEANGTEKGGIAILELLDELRVIAQNGLEYNDGAEDAYDRQRYERVLELVSDYYGRALDVPPSAVRESLREELGHVSAKVGAVAVVEDDEGRVLAMERANNGRWALPGGYVDPNESAEEAAVREVREETGLDVEPVELVDVYSVGPGEGNNPHSIVNVVYRCRVRGGELRLSHEGTDLAYRDPTRLPADAWHEQNRRYAVDAVESSDAAASAGSDAKR; this is translated from the coding sequence GTGCAACGGGGACTCCGCAGAGAACCGGACGAGGCGAACGGAACCGAGAAGGGGGGTATCGCCATCCTCGAACTGTTAGACGAACTCCGCGTCATCGCCCAGAACGGGCTCGAATACAACGACGGGGCGGAGGACGCGTACGACCGACAGCGGTACGAACGCGTCCTCGAACTCGTCAGCGACTACTACGGGCGCGCCCTCGACGTACCGCCGTCGGCCGTCCGCGAATCGCTCCGCGAGGAGTTGGGCCACGTCTCGGCGAAAGTGGGGGCCGTCGCCGTGGTCGAAGACGACGAGGGGCGCGTTCTCGCGATGGAACGCGCGAACAACGGCCGGTGGGCGCTCCCCGGCGGGTACGTGGACCCCAACGAGTCCGCGGAGGAGGCCGCCGTCCGGGAGGTTCGCGAGGAGACGGGCCTCGACGTGGAACCGGTCGAACTCGTCGACGTCTACTCCGTCGGGCCGGGGGAGGGGAACAACCCCCACTCCATCGTCAACGTCGTCTACCGGTGCCGCGTCCGCGGCGGCGAACTCCGCCTCTCCCACGAGGGGACGGACCTCGCCTACCGCGACCCGACCCGACTGCCCGCCGACGCGTGGCACGAACAGAACCGTCGCTACGCCGTCGACGCGGTCGAATCCTCGGACGCCGCCGCGTCGGCCGGTTCCGACGCGAAGCGGTAA
- a CDS encoding NYN domain-containing protein: MDAFTPFFADDDAAGGATSEADDRPRVALFVDGPNVLRDEFDVDLDDVREAAATVGRPTARRLYLDEHATPGLIQAAEARGFEVVVTSGDVDVRLAVDMTRFAVEGRADVVAIASRDTDFKPAIETANAYGLRTLAISPGEYGRSDALRNAASDSITLGGDVPDAGEEPEDDGPRLVGYDRNDDGDGGDES; the protein is encoded by the coding sequence ATGGACGCGTTCACCCCCTTTTTCGCGGACGACGACGCCGCGGGCGGGGCGACAAGCGAGGCGGACGATAGACCGCGCGTCGCCCTGTTCGTCGACGGCCCCAACGTGTTGCGCGACGAGTTCGACGTGGACTTAGACGACGTTCGGGAGGCGGCGGCGACGGTCGGTCGCCCGACGGCGCGGCGACTGTATCTGGACGAACACGCGACGCCGGGGCTGATTCAGGCCGCTGAGGCCCGCGGCTTCGAAGTCGTCGTCACCAGCGGCGACGTGGACGTTCGCCTCGCGGTGGACATGACGCGGTTCGCAGTCGAGGGTCGCGCCGACGTGGTCGCCATCGCCTCCCGGGACACAGACTTCAAGCCCGCGATAGAGACGGCGAACGCCTACGGCCTGCGGACGCTGGCGATATCTCCCGGCGAGTACGGTCGCTCCGACGCCCTCCGGAACGCGGCGTCCGACAGCATCACCCTCGGCGGGGACGTGCCGGACGCGGGCGAGGAACCCGAGGACGACGGTCCGCGCCTCGTCGGGTACGACAGGAACGACGACGGCGACGGCGGCGACGAGTCGTAA
- a CDS encoding helix-turn-helix domain-containing protein: MTIAEVHVSHPDFVLGRTIEAMTEVEIRPETQPVQAGDALVLFFSVEGNFEGFEEVLAADHTVTDPRLVAELEDRRIYRVQLTDRAKLVTYKLAELGIYLSEIAHDDGGWRFRALLPDLDSLTAFREYCKAENITFRVKAMYQNDQAATRGGFGLTDGQREALLLAFDRGYFSDPREITLQELAEEMGISSTACGRRLRRASEQLIESTVVSER; this comes from the coding sequence ATGACGATAGCAGAAGTTCACGTATCGCACCCGGACTTCGTGCTCGGACGCACGATAGAGGCCATGACGGAGGTGGAGATTCGACCGGAGACGCAGCCCGTTCAAGCGGGGGACGCGCTCGTGTTGTTCTTCAGCGTCGAGGGGAACTTCGAGGGGTTCGAGGAGGTGTTGGCCGCGGACCACACCGTGACCGACCCGCGCCTCGTCGCGGAACTGGAGGACCGGCGCATCTACCGGGTGCAGTTGACCGACCGGGCGAAGCTCGTCACGTACAAGCTGGCCGAACTCGGCATCTACCTGTCCGAGATTGCCCACGACGACGGGGGCTGGAGGTTCCGCGCACTCCTGCCCGATTTGGACTCGCTCACCGCGTTCCGGGAGTACTGCAAGGCGGAGAACATCACCTTCCGGGTGAAGGCGATGTACCAGAACGACCAAGCCGCGACGCGGGGCGGGTTCGGCCTGACGGACGGCCAGCGAGAGGCGCTGTTGCTGGCGTTCGACAGGGGGTACTTCAGCGACCCGCGCGAGATAACCCTGCAGGAACTCGCCGAGGAGATGGGTATCTCCTCGACCGCCTGCGGGAGACGCCTCAGACGGGCGTCGGAGCAGTTGATCGAGTCGACCGTGGTGTCCGAGAGATGA
- a CDS encoding DUF7344 domain-containing protein has protein sequence MSTEPTWGPSTFVDCSTDSLFDVLADARRRYALAYLRENDGEASFDELADAVATRERAERPAAASEDVALSLHHRHLPKLEQVGLTERTADVVSLTERGGSALETLPGAAADPADD, from the coding sequence ATGAGCACCGAACCTACGTGGGGGCCTTCGACCTTCGTCGATTGCTCTACCGACTCTCTCTTCGACGTGCTGGCGGACGCTCGGCGGCGGTACGCGCTCGCGTACCTCCGCGAGAACGACGGGGAGGCGTCCTTCGACGAACTGGCGGACGCGGTTGCGACGCGGGAACGCGCCGAACGACCCGCCGCCGCCTCGGAGGACGTCGCTCTCTCGCTTCACCACCGTCACCTGCCGAAGCTCGAACAGGTCGGACTGACGGAGCGAACGGCGGACGTCGTCTCCCTGACCGAACGCGGCGGCTCCGCGCTCGAAACGTTACCCGGTGCCGCGGCCGACCCCGCCGACGACTGA
- the tuf gene encoding translation elongation factor EF-1 subunit alpha, producing the protein MSDKPHQNLAIIGHVDHGKSTLVGRLLFETGSVPEHIIEQYRDEAESKGKSGFEFAYVMDNLAEERERGVTIDIAHQRFDTEKYYFTIVDTPGHRDFVKNMITGASQADHAVLVVAADDGVAPQTREHVFLARTLGIETLIVAVNKMDVVDYSEDAYEEVKEEVRTLLEQVRFGTDDASFIPISAFEGDNVAEKSENTSWFDGPTILESLNGLPEPSPPTDAPLRLPIQDVYTISGIGTVPVGRVETGMLRTGDSVSFQPSDVSGEVKTVEMHHEEVEEAGPGDNVGFNVRGIGKNDIRRGDVAGPAEEPPTVAETFQAQIVVMQHPSVITAGYTPVIHAHTAQVACTFESLDKKLDPKSGEVAEENPDFVKAGDAAVVTLRPQKPLVVEPSSEIAELGSFAIRDMGQTIAAGKVLSVNER; encoded by the coding sequence ATGAGCGACAAACCGCACCAGAACCTCGCCATCATCGGACACGTCGACCACGGGAAGTCCACGCTCGTGGGCCGACTCCTGTTCGAGACGGGGAGCGTCCCTGAACACATCATCGAGCAGTACCGCGACGAGGCGGAGTCGAAGGGTAAGTCGGGTTTCGAGTTCGCGTACGTGATGGACAACCTCGCCGAAGAGCGAGAACGCGGCGTCACCATCGACATCGCCCACCAGCGGTTCGACACGGAGAAGTACTACTTCACCATCGTGGACACGCCCGGCCACCGCGACTTCGTGAAGAACATGATCACGGGCGCGTCGCAGGCGGACCACGCCGTCCTCGTCGTCGCCGCCGACGACGGCGTCGCGCCGCAGACGCGCGAACACGTCTTCCTCGCCCGGACGCTGGGCATCGAGACGCTCATCGTCGCCGTCAACAAGATGGACGTCGTCGACTACAGCGAAGACGCGTACGAGGAGGTCAAAGAGGAGGTTCGGACGCTCCTCGAACAGGTTCGCTTCGGCACCGACGACGCGAGTTTCATCCCCATCTCGGCGTTCGAGGGCGACAACGTCGCCGAGAAGTCCGAGAACACCTCGTGGTTCGACGGGCCGACCATCCTCGAATCGCTGAACGGCCTCCCGGAACCGTCGCCGCCGACGGACGCGCCGCTTCGACTGCCGATTCAGGACGTCTACACCATCTCCGGCATCGGGACGGTTCCCGTCGGACGCGTCGAGACGGGGATGCTCCGGACGGGCGACAGCGTCTCGTTTCAACCCTCGGACGTCTCCGGCGAGGTGAAGACGGTGGAGATGCACCACGAGGAAGTCGAGGAGGCCGGCCCCGGCGACAACGTCGGCTTCAACGTGCGCGGCATCGGGAAGAACGACATCCGGCGCGGCGACGTGGCCGGCCCGGCGGAGGAACCGCCGACGGTAGCCGAGACGTTCCAAGCCCAAATCGTCGTCATGCAGCACCCCTCGGTCATCACGGCCGGGTACACGCCGGTCATCCACGCGCACACCGCGCAGGTGGCCTGCACCTTCGAATCGCTCGACAAGAAACTCGACCCCAAATCCGGCGAAGTCGCCGAGGAGAACCCCGACTTCGTCAAGGCGGGCGACGCCGCGGTGGTGACGCTCCGCCCGCAGAAACCGCTGGTCGTCGAACCCTCCTCGGAGATAGCGGAACTCGGCTCCTTCGCCATCCGCGACATGGGACAGACCATCGCGGCGGGGAAAGTCCTCTCCGTGAACGAGCGGTAA
- a CDS encoding HalOD1 output domain-containing protein encodes MVEFDAEEPESVIVGIVDAVSDVVGTDPVEIEPLYSVVDPDALSSLLQAPSGGQPRQGDVRVTFEMAGLEVTVWSYGRIHVSEQQ; translated from the coding sequence ATGGTGGAATTCGACGCTGAGGAGCCTGAATCGGTAATCGTCGGTATCGTCGATGCAGTTTCGGACGTGGTCGGCACGGACCCGGTCGAAATCGAACCGCTGTACTCCGTCGTCGATCCGGACGCCCTCTCGAGTCTCCTCCAAGCGCCGAGCGGCGGGCAGCCGCGACAGGGAGACGTCAGAGTGACTTTCGAGATGGCGGGTCTCGAAGTGACGGTGTGGAGTTACGGTCGTATCCACGTCTCGGAGCAGCAGTGA